A DNA window from Hemitrygon akajei chromosome 26, sHemAka1.3, whole genome shotgun sequence contains the following coding sequences:
- the bsx gene encoding brain-specific homeobox protein homolog isoform X2, translating to MMNLNFTSPIHQVSAQRPTSFFIEDILLHKPKPVREAPPVSYASSLASRVPLLEYGYPIMPTPTILAPHPHHPLHKPEHHHPYFLTSPGMHVPALFQHPPELPGKHCRRRKARTVFSDSQLSGLEKRFEIQRYLSTPERVELASALSLSETQVKTWFQNRRMKHKKQLRKSRDDHGQKNSPTGDQRLDSSVSETEINPKSSIEIKSLSSQNTFLLENHEDDVDIIEDDDICSAEHIA from the exons ATGATGAATCTGAATTTTACGTCCCCGATACACCAGGTTTCGGCCCAGCGGCCAACGTCTTTCTTCATCGAAGATATTTTACTCCACAAACCCAAGCCCGTGAGAGAAGCCCCTCCCGTTTCCTATGCCAGTTCCTTGGCATCCCGTGTCCCTTTGCTAGAATATGGATACCCTATAATGCCTACTCCGACGATACTGGCACCTCATCCTCATCACCCACTCCACAAACCGGAGCATCATCACCCTTACTTTCTCACATCGCCTG GGATGCACGTGCCGGCTCTCTTCCAGCATCCCCCCGAACTCCCAGGTAAACACTGCAGGCGACGGAAAGCCCGGACCGTCTTCTCGGATTCTCAGCTCTCGGGACTGGAGAAACGCTTCGAGATTCAGCGCTATCTATCAACCCCGGAGAGGGTGGAACTGGCGTCAGCGCTGAGTCTCTCGGAGACCCAG GTTAAAACGTGGTTCCAGAATCGAAGAATGAAGCATAAAAAACAATTAAGAAAGTCTCGGGATGATCACGGCCAGAAAAACTCACCCACCGGCGACCAGCGCCTCGACTCCAGTGTCAGTGAGACGGAAATAAATCCGAAAAGTTCCATAGAGATAAAGTCTTTAAGCAGCCAGAACACCTTTCTGTTAGAGAACCATGAAGATGATGTGGATATTATTGAAGACGATGATATTTGCTCTGCTGAACATATAGCGTAA
- the bsx gene encoding brain-specific homeobox protein homolog isoform X1 has protein sequence MMNLNFTSPIHQVSAQRPTSFFIEDILLHKPKPVREAPPVSYASSLASRVPLLEYGYPIMPTPTILAPHPHHPLHKPEHHHPYFLTSPVGMHVPALFQHPPELPGKHCRRRKARTVFSDSQLSGLEKRFEIQRYLSTPERVELASALSLSETQVKTWFQNRRMKHKKQLRKSRDDHGQKNSPTGDQRLDSSVSETEINPKSSIEIKSLSSQNTFLLENHEDDVDIIEDDDICSAEHIA, from the exons ATGATGAATCTGAATTTTACGTCCCCGATACACCAGGTTTCGGCCCAGCGGCCAACGTCTTTCTTCATCGAAGATATTTTACTCCACAAACCCAAGCCCGTGAGAGAAGCCCCTCCCGTTTCCTATGCCAGTTCCTTGGCATCCCGTGTCCCTTTGCTAGAATATGGATACCCTATAATGCCTACTCCGACGATACTGGCACCTCATCCTCATCACCCACTCCACAAACCGGAGCATCATCACCCTTACTTTCTCACATCGCCTG TAGGGATGCACGTGCCGGCTCTCTTCCAGCATCCCCCCGAACTCCCAGGTAAACACTGCAGGCGACGGAAAGCCCGGACCGTCTTCTCGGATTCTCAGCTCTCGGGACTGGAGAAACGCTTCGAGATTCAGCGCTATCTATCAACCCCGGAGAGGGTGGAACTGGCGTCAGCGCTGAGTCTCTCGGAGACCCAG GTTAAAACGTGGTTCCAGAATCGAAGAATGAAGCATAAAAAACAATTAAGAAAGTCTCGGGATGATCACGGCCAGAAAAACTCACCCACCGGCGACCAGCGCCTCGACTCCAGTGTCAGTGAGACGGAAATAAATCCGAAAAGTTCCATAGAGATAAAGTCTTTAAGCAGCCAGAACACCTTTCTGTTAGAGAACCATGAAGATGATGTGGATATTATTGAAGACGATGATATTTGCTCTGCTGAACATATAGCGTAA
- the lim2.1 gene encoding lens intrinsic membrane protein 2.1, with protein sequence MYSFMGGGLFCAGVGNILLVVSTATDYWMQYRHSGSFMHQGLWRYCVPGKCYLHTDSVAYWDATRVFMILSLLACFIGIIIGFMAFLQYSSFTKFDRTFAAGILYFISSLFVLLAMAIYTGVTVNYYGKRYGNWRFSWSYIIGWVAVVLTFFAGIFYMCAYRLHESPQNSNPR encoded by the exons ATGTATAGTTTTATGGGAGGAGGTTTATTCTGTGCTGGTGTAGGCAACATCCTACTTGTTGTTTCCACGGCAACAGATTACTGGATGCAGTATCGCCATTCTGGCAGTTTTATGCACCAAGGCCTGTGGAGATATTGTGTGCCAGGGAAATGCTACCTGCACACGGACAGTGTTG CCTACTGGGATGCCACCAGAGTATTCATGATCCTCTCCTTACTGGCATGCTTCATTGGAATCATTATTGGCTTCATGGCATTCCTACAATATTCTTCCTTCACCAAATTTGATAGAACTTTTGCTGCAGGCATCTTGTACTTTATTTCAT CTTTATTTGTGTTGCTAGCCATGGCTATTTATACAGGAGTCACAGTAAACTATTATGGTAAGCGTTACGGCAATTGGCGTTTTTCCTGGTCGTATATCATTGGATGGGTGGCTGTGGTGCTCACGTTCTTTGCAG GTATCTTCTACATGTGTGCCTATCGCTTGCATGAGAGCCCGCAAAACTCAAATCCTCGCTAA